A window from Trueperaceae bacterium encodes these proteins:
- a CDS encoding metal-sulfur cluster assembly factor, producing the protein MTVTEFTEINAAVPARNVLEALHAVIDPELGLDIVSLGMVYTVAVVDSHVAIEMTLTTPGCPLHASIDADVRHCLGQVPGVGEISVDLVWDPPWTPDSMTPDAKRSLGFFY; encoded by the coding sequence ATGACCGTGACCGAGTTCACCGAGATCAACGCCGCCGTGCCGGCACGCAACGTGCTGGAGGCCCTGCACGCCGTGATAGACCCGGAGCTCGGGCTCGACATCGTCAGCCTCGGCATGGTCTACACGGTGGCAGTCGTCGACTCGCACGTGGCCATCGAGATGACCCTGACCACGCCGGGTTGCCCGCTGCACGCCAGCATCGACGCCGACGTGCGTCACTGCCTCGGCCAGGTGCCGGGAGTCGGCGAGATCAGCGTCGACCTGGTGTGGGACCCGCCCTGGACGCCCGACTCGATGACGCCCGACGCCAAGCGGTCGCTGGGCTTCTTCTACTGA